The Nocardia arthritidis genome has a window encoding:
- a CDS encoding DivIVA domain-containing protein yields MSRVTPEDVSRTHFGMPAMGHRGYHADEVDAFLEAVCATLDGRGALTADDIRHVSFDAPRFGGRGYEAEQVDEFLDRVRVELEFRQLGSRPVPAGVNGNGHTLLTADDVHRMRFSPAPVGHRGYHRDEVDAFLDLVAATLTHDGPGSLTVADVKSVRFTEARLGTRGYHREEVDAFLDLVVTAIEHADQQHHHLRWIHRE; encoded by the coding sequence ATGTCGCGGGTGACACCGGAAGATGTGAGTCGCACCCACTTCGGCATGCCTGCCATGGGGCATCGCGGCTATCACGCCGACGAGGTGGACGCCTTCCTCGAAGCGGTCTGCGCAACCCTCGACGGACGCGGCGCCCTCACCGCCGACGATATCCGCCACGTCAGCTTCGACGCCCCGCGCTTCGGCGGCCGCGGCTACGAGGCCGAACAGGTCGACGAATTCCTGGACCGGGTGCGGGTGGAGCTGGAGTTCCGCCAGCTCGGCAGCCGTCCGGTGCCCGCGGGCGTCAACGGCAACGGCCACACCCTGCTCACCGCCGACGACGTACATCGCATGCGGTTCAGCCCCGCACCCGTCGGCCACCGCGGCTACCACCGCGACGAGGTCGACGCCTTCCTCGACCTGGTCGCCGCCACCCTCACCCACGACGGGCCCGGCAGCCTGACCGTCGCCGACGTCAAATCGGTCCGCTTCACCGAGGCCCGTTTGGGCACCCGCGGATATCACCGCGAGGAGGTGGACGCGTTCCTCGACCTGGTTGTCACCGCCATCGAACACGCCGACCAGCAGCACCATCATCTTCGGTGGATCCACCGCGAATAG
- the ruvB gene encoding Holliday junction branch migration DNA helicase RuvB → MDHQDEAESQVTASYLRSDGEIEASLRPKSLDDFIGQPRVREQLALVLRGAKQRGGTPDHVLLSGPPGLGKTSMAMIIATELGTALRITSGPALERAGDLAAMLSNLVEGDVLFIDEIHRIARPAEEMLYLAMEDFRVDVVVGKGPGATSIPLEIAPFTLVGATTRSGALTGPLRDRFGFTGHMDFYDPDELLHILQRSAHILGVAIEPDAAGEIAGRSRGTPRIANRLLRRVRDYAEVRADGLITRPIAQAALEVYDVDVLGLDRLDRAVLGALVRSFGGGPVGVSTLAVAVGEEAATVEEVCEPFLVRAGLVARTPRGRVATAAAWEHLGLVPPPDLVFGSIEVRGREPQPTLDLFDT, encoded by the coding sequence ATGGATCATCAGGACGAGGCCGAATCCCAGGTCACCGCAAGCTATCTGCGGTCCGACGGGGAGATCGAGGCCAGCCTGCGCCCGAAATCGCTGGACGACTTCATCGGCCAGCCGCGGGTGCGCGAACAGTTGGCGCTGGTGCTGCGCGGCGCGAAACAGCGCGGCGGCACACCGGATCACGTGCTGCTGTCCGGACCACCCGGACTCGGCAAGACGAGTATGGCGATGATCATCGCCACGGAACTCGGTACGGCGCTGCGCATCACATCGGGCCCGGCGCTGGAGCGCGCCGGCGATCTGGCCGCCATGCTGAGCAACCTCGTCGAGGGCGATGTGCTGTTCATCGATGAGATCCATCGCATCGCGCGACCCGCCGAGGAGATGCTCTACCTTGCGATGGAGGACTTCCGGGTCGACGTCGTCGTCGGGAAAGGCCCTGGGGCGACGTCGATTCCGCTGGAGATCGCGCCGTTCACGCTGGTGGGTGCGACAACTCGGTCCGGCGCGCTCACCGGCCCGCTGCGCGACCGCTTCGGCTTCACCGGGCATATGGATTTCTACGATCCGGACGAACTGCTGCACATTCTGCAGCGTTCCGCGCATATCCTCGGCGTCGCCATAGAACCGGATGCCGCCGGTGAGATCGCGGGCCGCTCCCGCGGCACGCCCCGGATCGCGAACCGGCTGCTGCGCCGGGTCCGCGACTATGCCGAGGTGCGCGCCGACGGTCTCATCACCCGGCCCATCGCGCAGGCCGCGCTCGAGGTCTACGACGTCGACGTGCTCGGTCTCGATCGGCTCGACCGCGCGGTGCTCGGCGCGCTGGTCCGCAGCTTCGGCGGTGGGCCCGTTGGTGTTTCGACGCTCGCCGTCGCGGTGGGGGAGGAGGCCGCCACCGTCGAGGAGGTGTGCGAACCCTTCCTGGTCCGCGCCGGGCTGGTCGCCCGCACCCCGCGTGGTCGCGTCGCCACCGCCGCGGCCTGGGAACACCTCGGCCTCGTCCCGCCCCCCGACCTGGTATTCGGCTCGATCGAGGTGCGCGGCCGCGAACCGCAGCCGACCCTCGACCTGTTCGACACCTGA
- the ruvA gene encoding Holliday junction branch migration protein RuvA — MIASVRGEVLEIALDHVVLEAAGVGYRLNATPATLATLTRGAETRLYTAMIVREDSMTLYGFADTEARDLFGLLQTVSGVGPRLAMAVLAVLEPEALRKALAESNVAALTRVPGIGKRGAERMVVELRDKVNLVPVQSGPPGATSAPVLTPVRDQVVEALTGLGFALKQAEPAVDSVLAEQPAADTSTALRAALGLLGKNR, encoded by the coding sequence GTGATCGCGTCGGTACGCGGCGAAGTACTGGAGATCGCGCTCGACCATGTGGTGCTGGAGGCGGCGGGCGTCGGCTACCGGCTCAACGCGACCCCGGCCACACTGGCCACCCTCACCCGCGGTGCGGAAACCCGGCTCTACACGGCGATGATCGTGCGCGAGGATTCGATGACGCTGTACGGCTTCGCGGATACCGAGGCCCGCGACCTCTTCGGTCTGCTGCAAACGGTTTCGGGCGTCGGGCCGCGGCTGGCCATGGCGGTGCTCGCGGTACTGGAACCCGAGGCACTGCGCAAGGCGCTGGCCGAAAGCAATGTCGCCGCGCTCACCCGGGTGCCCGGCATCGGCAAACGCGGCGCCGAGCGCATGGTCGTCGAACTGCGGGACAAGGTGAATCTCGTTCCGGTGCAGTCGGGTCCACCCGGCGCGACGTCGGCGCCCGTGCTCACCCCGGTGCGCGACCAGGTGGTGGAGGCGCTCACCGGGCTCGGATTCGCACTGAAACAGGCCGAGCCGGCCGTGGATTCGGTACTGGCCGAACAGCCCGCCGCCGACACCTCGACCGCGCTGCGGGCCGCGCTCGGCCTGCTCGGCAAGAATCGGTAA
- the ruvC gene encoding crossover junction endodeoxyribonuclease RuvC yields the protein MRVMGVDPGLTRCGLSVVEGGLGRKVTALDVDVVRTPTELDLAHRLLRVADAAEHWMDTHKPEAVAIERVFAQHNVRTAMGTAQAGGVIALAAARRGIPVAFHTPSEVKAAVTGNGSADKAQVTAMVTRILGLQVAPKPADAADALALAICHCWRAPLLDRMAKAEAQAAEVRRRYTEKLAEQRKAVRG from the coding sequence GTGCGGGTGATGGGCGTCGACCCCGGGCTCACCCGGTGCGGCCTCAGCGTCGTCGAGGGCGGGCTGGGCCGGAAGGTCACCGCACTGGATGTCGACGTGGTGCGCACCCCCACCGAACTCGACCTCGCACACCGGCTGCTGCGCGTCGCCGACGCCGCCGAGCACTGGATGGATACGCACAAACCGGAGGCCGTCGCCATCGAACGAGTCTTCGCCCAGCACAATGTGCGCACCGCCATGGGCACCGCGCAGGCGGGCGGCGTCATCGCGCTGGCCGCGGCGCGCCGGGGAATTCCGGTCGCCTTCCACACACCCAGCGAGGTGAAGGCCGCGGTCACCGGCAATGGTTCGGCCGACAAGGCGCAGGTGACGGCGATGGTCACCCGAATACTCGGCCTGCAGGTCGCGCCGAAACCCGCCGACGCGGCGGATGCGCTGGCACTGGCCATCTGTCATTGTTGGCGGGCGCCGCTGCTGGACCGGATGGCCAAGGCCGAGGCGCAGGCCGCCGAGGTGCGGCGGCGGTACACCGAAAAGCTTGCCGAACAACGAAAGGCGGTGCGCGGGTGA
- a CDS encoding acyl-CoA thioesterase, translating into MVFSTRIDIRVSDLDAQLHVAGHAYHQFADQARWACLQAAGVSIPDMIGAGFGPVNLETVLKFQRELRGGETVEVSCAWIWGAGKTYRLEHVFTRSDGEIAATVGHVSGVLDLRRRKLVADPAAAWRERADRPELLGLT; encoded by the coding sequence GTGGTGTTCAGTACCCGCATCGACATCCGGGTGTCCGATCTCGATGCTCAATTGCACGTCGCCGGACACGCTTATCACCAGTTCGCGGATCAGGCGCGCTGGGCCTGCCTACAGGCCGCAGGTGTCTCGATTCCCGACATGATCGGCGCGGGTTTCGGTCCGGTGAATCTGGAGACCGTGCTGAAATTCCAGCGCGAGCTGCGCGGCGGCGAGACCGTCGAGGTCAGCTGCGCATGGATCTGGGGCGCGGGCAAGACCTACCGGCTCGAGCACGTCTTCACCCGATCCGACGGTGAAATCGCCGCGACGGTCGGTCACGTCAGCGGGGTGCTGGATCTACGGCGGCGCAAACTGGTCGCCGATCCGGCGGCCGCCTGGCGCGAGCGCGCGGACCGGCCGGAGCTGCTCGGGCTGACCTGA
- a CDS encoding MmpS family transport accessory protein: MTYQPPPGSGYPPPQYGYYPPPQYPPPKSKPVWPWVLGGVLLAIFLLAGGCFAIFGTVAWRLNKDANQEISVTYQVTGTASAVDVTYYTDDFVSHEEKGVSLPWRKDVKVKGIAKSASVSVISSSGGTVGCTIVHDGKTIAQQSYSSKYSASASCFGTVD; encoded by the coding sequence ATGACCTATCAGCCGCCACCCGGCTCGGGGTATCCGCCGCCGCAGTACGGCTACTACCCGCCGCCGCAGTATCCGCCGCCCAAGTCGAAGCCGGTGTGGCCGTGGGTGCTCGGCGGCGTACTACTGGCGATCTTCCTGCTGGCGGGCGGCTGTTTCGCGATATTCGGCACGGTCGCGTGGCGGCTGAACAAGGATGCGAACCAGGAGATTTCGGTGACCTACCAGGTCACCGGCACCGCCTCCGCGGTGGATGTCACCTACTACACCGACGATTTCGTCAGCCACGAGGAAAAGGGCGTCTCGCTGCCGTGGCGAAAAGACGTGAAGGTCAAGGGCATTGCCAAGTCGGCGAGCGTATCGGTGATCAGCTCCTCCGGCGGCACCGTCGGCTGCACGATCGTGCACGACGGCAAAACCATTGCCCAGCAGTCCTATTCGAGTAAGTACTCGGCATCGGCCAGCTGCTTCGGCACGGTGGACTGA
- a CDS encoding PadR family transcriptional regulator, translating to MTSALTLAILGFLYEEPLHGYDLRVRIARLSGHASTISHGTLYPAIKRMETAGLLTRAAQPGTAAAPRHMLALTEAGRVDLLERLRAPADAFITDANRWFILLAFLRHLPDPAERAAVLRRRQAFLAEPSSFFYEGDRPLPAEEVDDPYRRGMLRIARATTKTEMDWLTATLRELTALERTE from the coding sequence ATGACCAGCGCGCTGACCCTCGCGATCCTCGGCTTCCTCTACGAGGAACCGCTGCACGGATACGACCTGCGGGTGCGCATCGCGCGGCTGTCCGGGCACGCGAGCACCATCAGCCACGGCACGCTCTATCCGGCCATCAAACGAATGGAGACGGCGGGCCTGCTCACCAGGGCGGCGCAGCCCGGGACGGCCGCCGCGCCGCGGCACATGCTGGCCCTGACCGAGGCGGGCCGGGTCGACCTGCTGGAGCGGCTGCGCGCACCCGCCGATGCGTTCATCACCGACGCCAACCGGTGGTTCATACTGCTCGCCTTCCTGCGACACCTCCCGGATCCGGCCGAGCGCGCCGCCGTGCTGCGCAGGCGCCAGGCCTTTCTCGCCGAACCGAGCAGCTTCTTCTACGAGGGCGATCGCCCGCTGCCCGCCGAAGAGGTCGACGACCCGTACCGGCGCGGCATGCTGCGCATCGCCCGTGCCACCACCAAGACCGAAATGGACTGGCTCACCGCGACTCTGCGCGAGTTGACGGCGCTGGAAAGGACGGAATGA
- a CDS encoding PPOX class F420-dependent oxidoreductase — MPTMSEHEWRAFVLTGTRTGKLATQRRDGRPHVTPVWFLLDESDSPRVVFTTWHDSLKYRALRRDPHFALCVDDQEPPYGYVMLECTAEFTDDPTELRTWATRIGARYMGADRAQAYGTRNSVPGEYLVKARIDRVIAARDIAA, encoded by the coding sequence ATGCCGACGATGTCCGAACACGAGTGGCGGGCCTTCGTACTCACCGGGACGCGCACCGGGAAGCTGGCGACCCAGCGCAGGGACGGCCGCCCGCACGTGACCCCGGTGTGGTTCCTGCTCGACGAATCCGATTCGCCCCGTGTGGTTTTCACCACCTGGCACGATTCGCTGAAATACCGTGCGCTGCGCCGCGACCCGCATTTCGCGCTCTGCGTCGACGATCAGGAACCGCCCTACGGCTACGTCATGCTGGAGTGCACCGCCGAATTCACCGACGACCCAACGGAATTGCGCACCTGGGCGACCCGGATCGGCGCCAGGTACATGGGCGCGGACCGGGCGCAGGCATACGGGACCCGCAACTCGGTGCCCGGCGAATATCTGGTCAAGGCGAGAATCGACCGGGTGATCGCCGCCCGCGATATCGCGGCATAG
- a CDS encoding alpha/beta hydrolase, which yields MPVLRAPLAAPPPAPPTTPLPTPAATPAPAAPQLPPAGLNSNFQNNFHHGISLLHGWLPITVELLAVAALVLAIGWRTRRWRLIWLPVCVLVGGAGALAAWAYMNDQGLASDPAPPLLWVCVAATFGAIAVAALGWRSARWWRRGVSVLAVPLALLSTGLVLNQWVGYYPTWQSAWSSLTAGPLPNQTDISALAGLRGTNVTSGKIVPVQIPDSGSNFPHRTEYVYLPPAWFAGATPPRLPVVMMIGGEFNTPADWVRSGQIMPAVDKFAASNGGRAPILAFVDSSGSFNNDTECVNGPRGDAADHLTKDVPSYLESRFGASADPANWAVVGWSMGGTCAVDLTVMHPELFHTFVDIAGDLGPTSGDKEQTIRRLYGGDATQWDRFDPLTVMAKHGQYTGVAGLFDDLTPPQRNGGPGKPGNFHPPKVDEGAIGFGGHDGVYDTGEVGAAEKLCDAGHAVGIDCTIHTTKGGHTWQFATAAFTSSFPWVVARVGLPVPNQA from the coding sequence GTGCCCGTTCTTCGAGCGCCCCTTGCCGCGCCGCCACCAGCCCCGCCGACGACACCGCTACCCACCCCGGCGGCGACTCCGGCCCCCGCGGCGCCGCAGTTGCCGCCCGCCGGGCTGAACTCCAACTTCCAGAACAACTTTCACCACGGCATCTCGCTGTTGCACGGCTGGCTGCCGATCACCGTCGAATTGCTGGCGGTGGCCGCGCTGGTGCTGGCGATCGGCTGGCGGACCCGCCGCTGGCGGTTGATCTGGCTCCCGGTGTGCGTGCTGGTCGGCGGCGCGGGCGCGCTCGCGGCCTGGGCGTACATGAACGATCAAGGGCTGGCCTCGGATCCGGCGCCGCCGCTGCTGTGGGTGTGCGTCGCCGCGACATTCGGCGCGATCGCGGTCGCCGCGCTCGGCTGGCGGAGCGCGCGCTGGTGGCGACGCGGGGTATCCGTGCTCGCGGTGCCGCTGGCGCTGCTGAGCACCGGTCTGGTGCTGAACCAGTGGGTCGGCTACTACCCCACCTGGCAGTCCGCCTGGAGTTCGCTCACCGCGGGCCCGCTGCCGAATCAGACCGATATATCCGCGCTGGCCGGGCTGCGCGGCACGAACGTGACATCCGGCAAGATCGTGCCGGTCCAGATTCCCGACTCCGGCAGCAACTTTCCGCATCGCACCGAATACGTCTATCTGCCACCCGCCTGGTTCGCCGGAGCGACACCGCCGCGACTGCCGGTGGTGATGATGATCGGGGGCGAATTCAATACGCCCGCCGACTGGGTCCGCAGCGGCCAGATCATGCCGGCGGTGGACAAATTCGCCGCGAGCAATGGTGGCCGCGCACCGATTCTCGCCTTCGTCGACTCCAGCGGCAGCTTCAACAACGACACCGAATGCGTGAACGGCCCGCGCGGCGACGCGGCCGACCATCTCACCAAGGATGTGCCGAGCTATCTCGAATCCCGGTTCGGCGCATCGGCCGATCCGGCGAATTGGGCGGTCGTCGGCTGGTCGATGGGCGGCACCTGTGCGGTCGACCTCACCGTGATGCATCCGGAGCTGTTCCACACCTTCGTCGATATCGCGGGCGACCTCGGCCCGACGTCGGGTGACAAGGAGCAGACCATCCGCAGGCTCTACGGCGGCGACGCGACACAGTGGGATCGGTTCGACCCGTTGACCGTAATGGCCAAGCATGGCCAATACACCGGTGTCGCAGGGCTTTTCGACGATCTGACCCCGCCGCAGCGCAATGGCGGGCCGGGTAAGCCCGGCAACTTCCATCCGCCGAAGGTGGACGAGGGCGCGATCGGCTTCGGCGGACACGACGGGGTGTACGACACCGGCGAGGTCGGCGCGGCGGAGAAGCTGTGCGACGCCGGGCACGCGGTGGGTATCGACTGCACGATCCACACCACCAAAGGCGGGCATACCTGGCAATTCGCCACCGCGGCGTTCACCTCGTCGTTCCCGTGGGTGGTCGCGCGCGTCGGACTGCCGGTGCCGAATCAGGCGTAG
- a CDS encoding DUF5988 family protein, translating to MSNAARAVLEGGPADLPTRVVTVTPPGTEIKVQYKGGYEHFEATPRLQDTAEGPLRVYAWTYRTAIAE from the coding sequence ATGAGTAACGCTGCGCGAGCTGTCTTGGAGGGCGGGCCGGCGGATTTGCCGACCCGCGTGGTCACCGTCACCCCGCCCGGCACCGAGATCAAGGTCCAATACAAGGGCGGCTACGAACATTTCGAGGCGACACCGCGATTGCAGGACACCGCCGAGGGCCCACTACGCGTTTACGCGTGGACCTACCGCACCGCCATCGCGGAATGA
- a CDS encoding GlxA family transcriptional regulator: MADITAHRVVVLALDGVYPFELGIPMRVFGSADGRYEVITCSIGGRPVRSIADFAIAVEHDESVLATADTVIIPPCDIAPILDAAGRAGQLPQPISNALARIRPGVRIVSICTGAVVVAAAGLLDGRPATTHWAVADEFRRAFPRIDLDPDVLYVDDGEVLTSAGAAAGIDLCLHLIRSDHGSEVANAVARRCVVPPFRDGGQAQYIEQPMPPSASQGTAAARQWALENLRLPLTVDDLAAKARMSKRTFARRFRDEVGMSPGRWLIQQRMFAARRLLESTDLPVDRIAGEVGFATGASLRQHLHEAIGVAPLTYRRTFRADTTAGVC, from the coding sequence ATGGCTGATATCACCGCGCACCGGGTCGTCGTGCTGGCGCTGGACGGGGTGTACCCCTTCGAGCTCGGTATACCGATGCGCGTATTCGGTTCGGCCGATGGCCGATACGAGGTGATCACCTGCTCGATCGGCGGTCGGCCGGTGCGCTCCATCGCCGATTTCGCGATCGCGGTCGAACACGACGAATCCGTGCTCGCCACCGCCGACACGGTGATCATCCCGCCATGCGATATCGCACCCATACTCGACGCGGCGGGCCGGGCTGGCCAACTGCCGCAACCCATTTCGAATGCGCTCGCCCGGATCCGGCCGGGCGTCAGGATCGTGTCCATCTGCACCGGCGCGGTCGTGGTAGCGGCGGCGGGCCTGCTGGACGGGCGGCCCGCCACCACGCACTGGGCGGTGGCCGACGAGTTCCGGCGCGCCTTCCCGCGGATCGACCTCGATCCCGACGTGCTGTACGTGGACGACGGCGAGGTGCTCACCTCGGCGGGCGCGGCCGCGGGCATCGACCTGTGCCTGCATCTGATTCGCAGCGATCACGGCAGCGAGGTGGCCAATGCGGTGGCCCGCCGCTGTGTCGTCCCGCCGTTCCGGGACGGCGGTCAGGCGCAGTACATCGAGCAGCCGATGCCGCCGTCCGCATCGCAGGGGACCGCGGCCGCCCGCCAGTGGGCGCTGGAGAATCTGCGGCTGCCACTCACCGTGGACGATCTGGCGGCCAAGGCCAGGATGAGTAAACGAACCTTCGCGCGCCGCTTCCGCGACGAAGTGGGAATGAGTCCGGGCCGCTGGCTCATTCAGCAGCGGATGTTCGCGGCCCGGCGCCTGCTCGAATCGACCGACCTCCCGGTGGATCGGATCGCGGGCGAGGTCGGCTTCGCCACCGGCGCCTCACTGCGCCAGCATCTGCACGAGGCGATCGGCGTTGCGCCCCTTACCTATCGGCGTACCTTCCGCGCGGACACGACCGCGGGCGTGTGCTGA
- a CDS encoding NADP-dependent oxidoreductase, with protein MPFSAAASGGKLVPMNEVPNTMRAISQDVLGGPEVLHEVELPVPTPGPSQILVRVRAAGVNPTDWKHRARKGLFLPEPPFVLGWDVSGEVAAVGFGVTLFRPGDEVFGMLPYPFGVGSFAEYAVGPARAFARKPANLNHTEAGAIPLAALTAWQALVDTANLQAGQRILIHAAAGGVGHFAVQIAKHLGAYVIGTASAGNHEFLRSIGADETIDYRTTDFAEAVRDVDVVLDTVSGDTTVRSLDTLRPGGILVSILGLSDDALTQAHSRGLRAVAMLVEADHAGMDALRRLAESGALRPTIAGAFPLADAAKAHELGDTNRTVGKLVITMP; from the coding sequence GTGCCATTTTCTGCGGCGGCGAGCGGCGGCAAGCTGGTTCCCATGAACGAAGTGCCGAATACGATGCGCGCCATCAGCCAGGATGTCCTCGGCGGTCCCGAGGTGCTGCACGAGGTCGAACTCCCGGTGCCCACCCCGGGGCCGAGCCAGATCCTGGTCCGGGTCCGCGCCGCCGGGGTCAACCCCACCGACTGGAAGCATCGCGCCAGGAAAGGGCTGTTCCTGCCCGAGCCGCCGTTCGTACTCGGCTGGGATGTGTCCGGCGAGGTCGCGGCCGTCGGCTTCGGCGTCACCCTGTTCCGGCCGGGTGACGAGGTGTTCGGCATGCTGCCGTACCCGTTCGGCGTCGGCTCCTTCGCCGAATACGCGGTGGGCCCGGCCCGGGCCTTCGCCCGTAAACCCGCCAACCTGAACCATACCGAGGCGGGCGCGATCCCGCTCGCCGCGCTCACCGCCTGGCAGGCACTGGTGGATACGGCGAATCTGCAAGCGGGACAGCGGATTTTGATCCATGCGGCGGCCGGTGGCGTCGGCCACTTCGCGGTCCAGATCGCGAAACACCTCGGCGCGTACGTGATCGGCACGGCGAGCGCGGGCAATCACGAATTCCTGCGCTCGATCGGCGCGGACGAGACGATCGATTACCGCACAACGGATTTCGCCGAAGCGGTACGCGACGTCGACGTGGTGCTCGATACGGTCTCGGGCGACACCACCGTTCGGTCGCTGGATACGCTGCGGCCCGGCGGAATTCTGGTTTCGATACTCGGCCTGTCCGACGATGCACTGACACAGGCACACTCGCGCGGCCTGCGCGCGGTCGCCATGCTGGTGGAGGCCGACCACGCCGGTATGGACGCACTGCGGCGACTCGCCGAATCCGGTGCGCTGCGGCCGACGATCGCGGGCGCCTTCCCGCTGGCCGACGCCGCGAAGGCGCACGAACTCGGCGACACCAACCGCACCGTCGGCAAATTGGTGATCACGATGCCCTGA
- a CDS encoding YebC/PmpR family DNA-binding transcriptional regulator, which translates to MSGHSKWATTKHKKAVIDAKRGKMFAKLIKNIEVAARTGGGDPGGNPTLWDAIQKAKKASVPNDNIERARKRGAGEEAGGADWQTIMYEGYGPNGVAVLIECLTDNRNRAAGEVRVAMTRNGGSMADPGSVSYLFHRKGIVTLEKNGLSEDDVLTAVLDAGAEEVNDLGDSFEVISEPGDLIAVRTALQTAGIDYDSAESGFQPSVSVEADADTARKVFKLVDALEDSDDVQNVYTNVDVSDEVLAQLED; encoded by the coding sequence ATGAGCGGCCACTCCAAATGGGCCACCACCAAGCACAAGAAGGCCGTGATCGACGCGAAGCGCGGCAAGATGTTCGCGAAGCTGATCAAGAACATCGAGGTTGCGGCTCGGACCGGCGGTGGCGACCCTGGCGGAAACCCGACGCTCTGGGATGCCATCCAGAAGGCGAAGAAGGCGTCGGTGCCCAACGACAACATCGAGCGTGCGCGCAAGCGCGGCGCCGGTGAGGAGGCGGGCGGCGCCGACTGGCAGACCATCATGTACGAGGGCTACGGCCCGAACGGCGTGGCGGTGCTGATCGAATGCCTCACCGACAACCGCAACCGCGCCGCCGGTGAGGTGCGCGTCGCGATGACCCGCAACGGCGGCAGCATGGCCGACCCGGGTTCGGTGTCCTACCTGTTCCACCGCAAGGGCATCGTCACCCTGGAGAAGAACGGACTGTCCGAGGACGATGTGCTCACCGCGGTGCTCGACGCGGGCGCCGAGGAGGTCAACGACCTGGGCGACTCGTTCGAGGTGATCAGCGAGCCCGGTGACCTGATCGCTGTGCGCACCGCGCTGCAGACCGCCGGAATCGATTACGACTCCGCCGAATCCGGCTTCCAGCCGTCGGTGTCGGTCGAGGCCGACGCGGATACGGCCCGCAAGGTGTTCAAGCTGGTCGACGCGCTGGAGGACAGCGACGACGTGCAGAACGTCTACACCAACGTGGATGTCTCCGACGAGGTGCTCGCGCAGCTCGAGGACTGA
- the pdxT gene encoding pyridoxal 5'-phosphate synthase glutaminase subunit PdxT yields MDSVAAAQVRDAARTGTPRIGVLALQGDVREHFAAIEHCGATPVNVRRAAELDAVDALILPGGESTAISKLLEVFELLEPLRARLRDGMPAFGSCAGMILLASEVLDTRPDAKHLYGIDMTVRRNAFGRQVDSFETDLDFAGLDDAPVRAVFIRAPLVERVGPGVEVLATIPSGPFAGRIVAVRQGNVLATSFHPEVTGDLRVHELFVDLVRGR; encoded by the coding sequence ATGGATTCGGTGGCTGCGGCACAGGTCCGGGATGCGGCGCGAACCGGGACGCCACGCATCGGCGTGCTCGCGTTGCAGGGCGATGTGCGTGAACATTTCGCCGCGATAGAGCACTGCGGCGCGACGCCGGTGAACGTGCGCCGCGCGGCCGAACTCGACGCGGTGGACGCGCTGATCCTGCCCGGCGGCGAATCGACCGCCATCAGCAAACTGCTCGAGGTCTTCGAACTGTTGGAGCCCCTGCGCGCCCGGCTGCGTGATGGCATGCCCGCCTTCGGATCCTGCGCCGGAATGATCCTGCTCGCCTCGGAGGTGCTCGACACCCGCCCCGATGCCAAACATCTCTACGGCATCGATATGACGGTGCGCCGCAACGCATTCGGCCGCCAGGTCGATTCGTTCGAAACCGACCTGGACTTCGCCGGACTGGACGATGCGCCCGTGCGGGCGGTGTTCATCAGGGCGCCGCTGGTCGAGCGGGTCGGGCCCGGCGTCGAGGTGCTGGCGACCATCCCGAGCGGTCCGTTCGCGGGGCGGATCGTCGCGGTGCGGCAGGGCAATGTGCTCGCCACCTCCTTCCATCCCGAGGTCACCGGCGATCTGCGGGTGCACGAACTGTTCGTGGACCTGGTGCGCGGGCGCTGA